One Desulfatiglans sp. genomic window carries:
- a CDS encoding HD domain-containing protein, whose translation MINSQCLNNIKRTLDEAEEKRFSKYASLSKTAVRRVEEGNIHRGHRQNFSLDTDRILHSMAYSRYIDKTQVFYLVKNDHITHRVLHVQLVSKISRTIGRLLMLNEDLIEAVSLGHDIGHAPFGHDGERFLSRLSLDHGIGYFQHNLQSVRFLEKIERKGRGWNLTLQVLDGILCHDGEIHKKKLCPKTDKNFDIMAKEIAEKENDPHFEILPMTLEGCVVRMADTISYVGRDIEDAIRLGIIKRQDIPESCRSTLGETNGTIVYSLVEDLVENSLDKPYICFSDKISNSLKELKDFNRDRIYLSETFFKQTAKLELMFRLMFERYSEDLKTKNTGSEIYGEYLRGMSEEYRETSSTAMVVRDFMAGMTDEYFLSQCRKYLFPEIKTAPSQSYSYMD comes from the coding sequence AAGAAGGGTGGAGGAGGGAAATATTCACAGGGGTCACAGGCAGAATTTTTCACTTGATACAGACAGGATACTCCATTCTATGGCCTATTCAAGGTATATTGATAAAACCCAGGTATTTTACCTTGTAAAAAATGATCATATCACCCACAGGGTGCTGCATGTTCAGCTCGTCTCAAAGATATCCCGCACAATAGGCAGGCTTTTAATGCTTAATGAGGATCTGATAGAGGCAGTCTCCCTTGGACACGATATAGGCCATGCCCCTTTTGGACATGATGGTGAGAGGTTTCTTTCAAGGCTTTCATTAGACCACGGGATCGGGTATTTCCAGCATAACCTTCAGAGTGTCAGGTTTCTTGAAAAGATAGAAAGAAAGGGCCGGGGCTGGAACCTCACACTCCAGGTATTGGACGGGATACTCTGCCATGATGGTGAGATACATAAAAAAAAGCTCTGCCCCAAGACAGACAAAAACTTTGACATAATGGCCAAAGAGATAGCTGAAAAAGAAAATGATCCCCATTTTGAGATCCTCCCCATGACACTTGAGGGGTGTGTGGTGCGTATGGCAGACACCATAAGCTATGTTGGGAGAGATATAGAGGATGCCATACGCTTAGGGATCATAAAAAGGCAGGATATACCTGAAAGCTGCCGCAGCACCCTTGGAGAGACAAACGGTACCATTGTCTATTCCCTTGTTGAAGACCTTGTGGAAAACAGCCTTGATAAACCATATATCTGTTTCAGTGACAAGATAAGCAACTCGTTAAAGGAGCTTAAGGATTTTAACCGCGACAGGATATACCTGAGCGAAACCTTCTTTAAACAGACAGCAAAACTGGAGCTTATGTTCAGGCTTATGTTTGAGAGATACAGTGAAGACCTGAAAACCAAAAACACCGGTTCCGAGATTTACGGTGAGTATCTCAGGGGAATGAGCGAGGAATACAGGGAGACAAGCTCAACGGCAATGGTGGTAAGGGATTTTATGGCAGGTATGACAGATGAATACTTTCTTTCACAGTGCCGCAAATACCTGTTTCCCGAGATAAAAACTGCCCCATCACAGTCTTACAGCTATATGGACTGA
- the recO gene encoding DNA repair protein RecO — protein MEISSSSSIIMRVKDFGESDLIITFFTPLEGKVKGIAKGARRSRKRFVNCLDIFSHVKLEYSLKKKDGLYFIHSGKLIDAYPSLRKDYATLIKASYMIELTEMLFPWNLPDRGMFDTLMNSFEILDKGGNTDIVTVFFELAAMALGGYSINLEKCSICGRAYKGIGTAVFRPDTGGIACMRCQGVTKATPGLSPDTVNMIKKIQAGLSKECFDICTSKDFLDEIRPVLKLHREYRLENRPRTAGYLE, from the coding sequence ATGGAAATCAGTTCATCCAGTTCCATTATCATGCGTGTGAAGGATTTTGGCGAATCTGATCTTATAATCACCTTTTTTACCCCGCTGGAAGGTAAGGTCAAGGGGATAGCAAAGGGGGCGCGCCGGAGCAGAAAGAGGTTTGTAAACTGCCTGGATATCTTCTCGCATGTAAAACTGGAATACAGCCTTAAAAAAAAGGATGGCCTCTATTTTATACACTCAGGCAAGCTTATTGACGCATACCCTAGCTTAAGAAAGGACTACGCAACACTTATCAAGGCAAGCTACATGATAGAGCTTACCGAGATGCTTTTCCCATGGAATCTACCTGACAGAGGTATGTTTGATACACTGATGAACTCCTTTGAGATTCTTGATAAAGGTGGCAATACCGATATTGTTACTGTTTTTTTTGAACTGGCCGCAATGGCCCTTGGCGGGTACAGCATTAACCTTGAAAAATGTTCCATATGCGGCAGGGCATACAAAGGGATTGGAACAGCGGTCTTCAGGCCAGATACAGGCGGCATAGCCTGCATGAGGTGTCAGGGGGTAACAAAAGCCACACCGGGCTTAAGCCCTGACACGGTAAATATGATTAAAAAAATTCAGGCGGGCCTGTCAAAGGAATGTTTTGACATCTGCACCTCAAAGGACTTCTTAGATGAAATTAGACCGGTACTTAAACTCCACAGGGAATACAGGCTGGAAAACAGGCCAAGAACCGCGGGTTACCTGGAGTAG
- a CDS encoding type II toxin-antitoxin system prevent-host-death family antitoxin — protein sequence MLITNISEAKAQLSSLIEKVKAGEEVIIGKAGTPVARLVKYEIKNVQRTPGALKGKIIIAEDFDDLPSDIAKAFGMEE from the coding sequence ATGCTGATAACAAATATTTCAGAGGCAAAGGCCCAATTATCATCACTTATTGAAAAGGTAAAAGCAGGTGAGGAGGTAATAATAGGAAAAGCAGGAACGCCTGTAGCCAGATTGGTAAAATATGAGATTAAAAATGTCCAGCGGACCCCCGGTGCACTTAAAGGAAAGATTATAATAGCGGAAGATTTTGATGATTTGCCATCTGATATTGCCAAGGCATTTGGGATGGAAGAATGA
- a CDS encoding type II toxin-antitoxin system VapC family toxin → MNLLLDTHVLLWWLNDNPTLSNKARAAISESLNVVFISAAVIWEIRIKQSLGKLKIPKDFQSVVEAQPFETLDITTEHAHKILSLAKYHRDPFDRMLIAQAMVERFTLITRDKNIMKYEVPYIEA, encoded by the coding sequence ATGAATCTTTTATTGGACACACATGTACTACTATGGTGGCTGAATGATAATCCAACCCTCTCAAATAAAGCAAGGGCAGCAATTTCAGAATCACTGAATGTAGTGTTTATCAGTGCTGCCGTTATCTGGGAAATTCGTATTAAACAGTCTTTAGGGAAACTGAAAATTCCAAAAGATTTTCAGTCAGTTGTTGAAGCGCAACCATTTGAGACTCTTGATATCACAACCGAACATGCCCATAAAATTCTATCACTCGCAAAATATCATAGAGATCCATTTGACAGAATGCTCATCGCACAAGCCATGGTTGAACGCTTTACACTGATAACCAGGGATAAAAATATTATGAAATATGAGGTCCCCTATATAGAAGCATAA